The genomic region ATAGCACTTGATTTATGAATTAACATTTGTTATTACAATTGGCAATAACAATTGTTTTAGACTATATCAGGACGATTGTTTAAAGAAATCACAGAAGAGCTGAAACAGAAGAAATGCAATTTCACACTAACACACAGCTACTTTTAATTTTCCTGTAATTTtttcagtggaaagaaaatcTACTCTTGATGCTGTACttgatttattgactgaaaTTGCACTTGACTATggtaaacaaaaaacacagctaTCAATGAAATTATATCtatttaatattttcaaaaaCTCCACTGCATTAGCACAGATCACATTTTGGACATCTAAATGTGCAAGTGTTTTCCACTCAACACATTTATGCCCAAATTTAAGTCTCTAAGgagctgtgtgtcattgtgaTATTGCGTGTTGATCATGGAAGAGATTAGTGAATGCTGATTAATGTACAGCAGTATATACTGTAGTAATTTCACAGTTAAATTTAGTGGTATTCCCCTCTTAATGGCATCATGTAGAGAGACAACAAGGCAGCATGTAGAGCTGTGCAGTTAATATGCCATGAAAACtgagttgtgtgaagttgctttCCAACAAAATCATCAGGAAATGATCAAATAATGCAGAATTCACTGGGAATGTTAAAAAAGTTGACAttcatttttatgctttttgtactaatttttccatactttcccATAAAATAccacatctaaaaaaaaatgcaacaaatcaACACGGCACCCAATCACCCAACTGGAGGATTTGTacagattttcttttaaaaaaaaaagcccataaTATTACATAGATGAAATAAACCATCTCAGCaatcagctgaaaaatgaacCATCTATTTATGTGCTTATATCAATGACTGTTAGGGGTGTAACAGTTCACTAAATTCACAGCTCaccttgatttttaaaattttaaatgtataaaaaactaaCATAATTTGGGCTGTTTTTTGTGTACAGACCGAATGCAGTACGAATAtgtgtattgttacacccctaatgactgtatataaagatggacaacacttctccacttcctcccactgtacaaaaatgaagccagaatATCCCAGATatggccgctgccatcttgggCTGCTGATGCCATTTGGAGTCAGAGTCTACGCTGTAGCGATCTCTGTGGTATTGAATTCCagttggcacacacagctgtcacttaAGACATCAAACCccttttttatagcatcaaataactaattaaaaccaaacttatccaaaaaaaaacaacactagaAATAAACCAGCtttgtactttgattttttagtttggcccatgtcccatctgctaacatggagggggcagggTTTATGACCTCTACTGTAGCCGGTCACCAGCCTGCGATCAAAATGGCTTGGCTTCGTTTTTTTggaagctgtcatgtcgtccatctttatatacagtctatggttcacATCCTAAAATAAATCTCATGACACTGTGAGCATTCAGACACAGTATCCACACAGCAAAATTGTCACCAAATATTTGGATATCAGGTTCAAGCACGTGCTGCACCAAAAGTGTATCAGTATGTAATTTGATCAGAGTGGGTCATTTAATGGCTTACATAGTCAAACCACTGCTGTGACGCTACTCTACAAAAGCATAAAGTGTATATTAGACAAAGCtgacagtggtgtgtgtgtgtgtgcgtgtttttcTGCCTTATTTTTATAATGCAGTGATGGTATAAAGCCCCTAAGTTTTAATGGAAAGACTTCCTTATGTCAGAATTGGTCTTTTAAATATTATATTGACACAGACATTACTAAATCccaacattacatttttagcaTTGCTGCATACGCTTAAATCTTGACTTGCTGCATGGCTATCTGCTCTCCCTGAAATGTTTTTGGGTAGTTACATGTAAGAGCGGTGCTTCCAGATCATAGATCCTATTAGAAATATTAGAAATCAAGCCTCGTCCTGTGATGTGTTTGAGTCGTTACTATACTACATCCTGGTGAGGTGGCTGCCCTCCTTTGAACCTTGTGTGTCTAGGCAGGAAACCATTGCTTATCTTCATGTGAATCATAAACCCCTCTACACATCCTTGCTTAAATCCCTGAGGCTTACAATGACACTGTATTCTGGTTAATCCCAAAAATGACCCTCATGCTCTTGTATGTGCATATTTCATGTCAGTGTTTCTCACATTAACACATTTCCTGCACCATAATTTACACTGTTACATGCAGttgcacacacaaatgtattAAACACTGAATTTAATTTCCCTAAACCTACCCAAAATACCTAATGAATAATTGCATGAATTGGCTGCTGTCctcattttgtctttattatcGAGCTGTTCTCACGAACGTACACTTGTCTTCTCCTGTACGGAGATTATTATTCTGTATTTAACAGCTCTATTTATGGGAGTTGACAACTGCACGCTACAAGGATGTCTAATTGGGGCACAGCctggttttattgttgtttgtctgttgtgttGATGTGATGCAGCAACTCTGTCCATTTGTCTTCCACAGAGAGTGAACCCAGGGATGCAGGAACCGACCAGAAAAGCTCCGGCATCATTCGCCTGCACACCATCAAACAGATCATTGACCGGGTGAGAAGCTAGACgtgcacacacatttatttatgcaGACAAAATGTAGACATATGAACATCTTTTGACAGATTTGTTATGGTAATGAAAAGGTATGTACAGCTcactgctgccctctgctgtaCTGCACTCTGGTGTACACAacactgtatgtaaaaaaaaaaaaaaaaaaaaaaaaaaaacatccttagCTTGAATGTTAACCCTGGAAATGCTCACGATAtggaaataaacacactgacaatatgttaatgtttttgtttttatttgatttctgTGTATGAAGGACAAGCATGCAGTGCTGGACATCACGCCGAATGCAGTGGACCGTCTGAACTACGCCCAGTGGTATCCAATCGTGGTGTTTCTCAACCCAGACACAAAGCAGGGTGTCAAGAACATGAGGACCCGCCTCTGCCCCGAGTCCAGGAAGAGTGCCAGGAAGCTCTATGAGCGAGCCCTTAAATTAAGGAAGAACAACCACCACCTCTTCACCAGTGAGTCCAGTGGGAGGAAGGGAAGACGGGGTAGACGGGTGGGGATGGTAGAGATTTTACAGGCAGCACAGACACATTTCAAAGGCAGTTGACAATTGAGTGCCGCATTGTTGGAGGCTGCCTGGCCCTGTTCTGTCAGACTCCTTACAAACGCTTGTTCAGCACTGACCGTCACACAAGAGCACCCACAGGGCCCCTTTCTCAGCATGCACTCTTTCTGTCAAGTGGTGTGACCATGTTTTAGGAGCATCTGTTGTCGATAAAGATATTAGAGAAGTCCTAGAAAGTATTCTTCTTGGCTCTTTGCAGCGCACACATTTCTTTACATAATCTGTCCAAACAACTACTACACACCGAGCTGCATCTGTACCTCTACGCCTTTATCTACTGGATTTCATTTGAAAGTTATCCTCAAAATCAAGCCTCATAATCACGTCCCACTGCAATTACTGTATGTAAAACTTGGAAACGGATAAAAGtgggacatttttatatttagaaTCTGACACATGGGACTAGGCAATGTGGGAAGGTACCTCCAAGCTGCCTGTTTATCTCCTTGAGACTGAGGTAGAGCAGTTCCTTAACTTTGCATTTTAAGTATCTCTTTCTAGTATGTTGTTATTGGTTTGCACATTTTATTCAAAACAAGGTACTTgcttctccactgtgattgtGACTGCCTTTATAagatcgtgtgtgtgtgcgtgtgtgtgtgactgtgtgtgactgtgtgtatctgtctgtctgcagctactctcacaaactactggaccaatcagtcaaatattttgtgtatggctgtatgctcaaggatctCTTGTGGTTGCAGCGATTCAAAATTGTtgaaaaacttgttttattgactgttttttaCCATCACTAACTGACTCCTCATTTCTCTTAATCCGCCGGTACGGGCTGCATGTTTTCTGGACATCTGCTCGGCTAAAACAAGAACCCTTACCTAGTATGTTGCaagccacattttggccttcgcCGTGGCTCAGTacctgacatccatagaaaagtttggtcatTTTGAACAGGCctatctgcagattaattccatacctggTATGTTGGTTACGAGATGACTTGGTCCCCGTTTTTTGTTATCTTAGCTGCCCCATGACTGTAAGGAAGCCAGGAGAGACATTTTCTCCGGCTGTAGCTCTTAGCATTCCACCTGTGGCTCAGTTTTGCCTGTCAACTACATGGGGTCATACCACACTGGGGGGCATTTTAGAAGTGGAGTGCTTTGCCTGCCTAATTTTGTGGACTTAAggttttgttgatttggtcatttttctttGATATTAGTTTTGACTGTAAGCAAGTAGGCAGGTTACGTAGTTAAATGGTTTCTGTCGTTGTCTGttgtaattgtgtttattgtatttCCTCCATCGTTGTCCTGTAGCCTACAGATAACATTGACACCGTTAGAAGTCCAGTTATGAATGACAAATCAAAGATATGTGGCTGTATTTAAGTTACAAATACATTTGTGAACTAAGTCCTAGCAGGAGTCCTTTTCAGACACGATGCTAATCATGTAAAAGTGGCAAAGCATTTATGGATTAGAGTGCACGTCTAAAAGGGACTTTAGATTTCATGGTTGTACTTAATTGGTATTTGAAAAGTTTTTGGCACTCAGTTGATTGGagagatgtgtttttttcttttctttctgctctttcctctctgtgtaTTTAGCGACCATTAACTTGAACAACATGAATGATGGTTGGTTTGGAGCGCTGAAAGAGataatacagcagcagcagaaccagCTGGTGTGGGTTTCAGAGGGCAAAGTAAGtaagacgcacacacacaaacacaaatgtgtaGACTAGAAATGCTCTTTTCTCACTCCCTCTCCCACTTTGCCTTTTGTTCCCCAGGCTGATGGCGCAGCTGAGGATGACTTGGACATCCACGATGACCGCCTGTCCTACCTATCGGCGCCAGGCAGTGAGTATTCCATGTACAGCACTGACAGCCGCCACACCTCCGACTACGAGGACACGGACACAGAGGGTGGAGCCTACACCGACCAGGAGCTGGACGAAACGCTGAATGACGACGTGGGTCCACCCACGGAGCCTGCCATCACCCGCTCCTCTGAGCCTGTCCGTGAGGACCCACCTGTCATCCAGGAGCCCCCTGGCTACGCTAGCTACACTCACACAGTGCAGCCGGACCCCCTGAACCGCATCGACCCGGCTGGATTCAAGGCACCAGTGCCGCAGCAGGTAGCGTTTCTGAGAGCTGCACGTCTTCCCTGTTGTCTGGAGGACGTGGTTTGCGTTAGAAGGGTTTTCTGGAGGCGCTATTGAAggcacttttttatttttacagttaatCTGTCTATCTACTGTTACCAAACAATATCAGTGGGAAAGTGAAAACTTCTGTGGTCAGGTATTTATcgcaatatataaatattatatataatatatatatatctatatttatgatattatttattttatctatttgcCTTTATGTATTTGTTGATTGATGTTTGTGAgcgtgttttttatttttgaaaaggagaAGAACTTCTACAGAAGTTTTACTGTTACTCTTGTACTCTGTATTACCACAAGCTGTCTTATTGGTGTGACTGTTGCTGATGTCACTGGGAAAAGAAACTTATGATTGATGTCTAAGTGTCTGTACCAGTACTCACCTATGTGCACTTCCTACATTTGTTCTACCTGTGATCGAGACTGTGACAATACGACACAAGAAAGTATTATGTGCATGTTGGAAATGCCAGTGTTAAACCAGTGTACCTGTGAAATGTATTTATCAACACCCAATTGGCCGTTGTGACACCCAAATCTAAACCTTTGTCGTCTCATGATGTGTTAATGAAcataaaaggggaaaaaagaaactaCTGTATTGTAACCGTagaattaaaatcaaattagtATACTCTAACAATGAAAACTTGTCCCTCTGCTAATTCCTAACTCTCGCATGACATTGGTTGATCTACAGCTACTGTTAAATGTGGAGGCGGGTGATTGGCTGTTTGACTCCGTGTAATCTGTAGGCACAAGTGAGGAGCAGACCGTTGTAGAGGGGCTGCGGAGGTAGTAGCACTTGTTAGTACTGCACCGTAGTGTCAGCGCGTGTTATTAAACATTTCTGAACCACTTCACAGAAAGCAGAGGCCGCTGCCGTCCCTAGCATCCCCCAGCAGCCTGAGCCCCTGGCTGAGACAGTGCCCCCTGCTGTCGACGTTACTGTAAAAACTGTAGGGGGTCTGAGCCCTGACGAGgctcctgcagctcctcacAGCCAGCCAAGCCCCATCCCGGAGGCTGGCTCACTTAGGAGGCCCACCCCTGAGCTAACCCCCCAGAGCGTCACACCAGAACCTCTACAGTCTGGACTGGCCAGTTCAGAACCAAAGGTATCCATCTGACCGTCACTGGACGCTCCGTGATCCGGCTCAGCTCAGCTCGGTCTGACCCGGCTGAcctcctgtgctgctgctgctgcctgtctaCCTACCTACCTCCTGCTGCCacgcttctctctctctccttccgcCCTGCATGTCTGCTGACCACAGTGCTGCCCagaagagacagagatgtgtgtgtgtgtgtatgtgtgtgtgagtgggtgttcTTGTGCAAGAGCGTGGATGTGAGTGCACGTGCCAGAGTGCGAGCAAATGCTGGTAAACAACAGTGGGCTTGGAGGTGATGGCTGTGCTGATAATGCCTACATATAGAGGAGCAGCGGAAAACCTGCGGCTCTCACTGTTGCTTATCCTCTTTGCATGGCTGCAACATGTTTGCCTCGTTCTCTGTTAACCACTAGAAGTAGATTTCTTTGTGACGCATTTATCAGTGCAGACTGAATGGACCGTTTATTTGTAAAAGTAGCCATTAATTTTCCAaccattttatattttatttttgaaatatagCCATGGCTGAATAACCTAGACAACCTCAACAGACGTGTCCTGCAGATTTGGATGGATAATTAATGGTTACTTCTCAGTTATcagaattttaaatatgtttttgtacaATGGTTATGTGCTtgtaatattaaatattattgtGGATGTTTAAGTTGCCATTATCTTTGCACCAAGACAGTAGGTGGCATTTTCACTTGTGAATGCAGAAGGGCAGAACCCCCAAAATACTAGCCAAATTATTGACATTATATTTCTGAATTCCGTTTTCACATTCTGCCACTTCGGACAAGAAAAATGCATCCCAttgttttgatgtattttttttaacaactttgttattttgttaatttaatttcagtgtttaatttggAGCTGCAGTGGTGCAATGTGATGTTTTCAAGCTGCAATAAGTGTTTGGCTGTGCTGCGATTTCTATTTAATCTACTATATTATCTGACCAGTAACCCCTCCCTCTCAGTTTCTCTATTTCAGGTCTTTCCCTTCTTGTTTCTTCTGCAATTAATTTTACGGACTTGTTTTAATATTCTCCTTTTCTCAACCTTTGACTGATTAAAATCAGTCCAGTTTTTCATATCACACATTTTACATCTGTGTAGTATGTTAGTGCAGTTGCTAACCCTCTTCtttgttgtgtatttgtttggtaGATGTTTCAGAAGGATCCATACAGCACAGACAACACGGGGAGAATCGGTCACAGTATGAAGCCTGTGGCTTACAACCCTCAGCAGGGATATCACCCTGACCAGCAGCCATACAGAGATTACGACCACCCACCCAGTCGGTATGATGTAAGCAGCAGTGGAGTCAGCAGCGGAGGTGGTTACCCAGAACCAAAGTACCGAAACTATGACTCTAACCCGCCCTATGAGAACAGCGTGCCTCACTACGACCAGCAACAGTGGAACCCCTACAGCCAACCACTCTCTACTGCCAACTCCCAGGGATACGATCCCCGTTTGCCATACGGTGACGGCCCTGACTCCCAGTACACCCCTCCTCTCCGCTACGACGAGCCCCCACCTCAGCAGGGATTCGACGGACGGCCTCGCTATGGTAAGCCGACCGCTCCGGCTCCTGTCCGTTATGATgaccctccacctcctgctccAGGGCCTGACATGCACTACGACCAGGATCCTCACCTGAGCACGTACCCCCCAGCGGCCCACTCCCCAGACCCTGCTGCCCAGCGGTCTGCCTATAACCAGGGACCAACACCGCAACAAAAGAGCTACAAACCTCAGCAGTATGACCCTGCTCATGTGAACTCTGAAACCAGCCCCACACCTCCTCCCAAAGCAGAGGCGCCCTCACCTGCCCCTGCAGATGCTCCAAAGCCTTTCCCTGCCAGAGAGGAGCAACAGGAGGACCCAGCCATGCGGCCACAGTCAGTCCTGACAAGGGTCAAGATGTTTGAGAACAAACGCTCTGTATCCGTGGATAGAGCCAGAGATGCAGGGGATTCATCTGGGAGCAAGGTAAACTTATTAGCTTTGTAGTTATATTACATAATGCAGCTTATGCAGTAAGAGTAGTTATTCGAGTGCTTTAAAGGTAACTAGGGTATTTTTCAAATTGAACCCTGTTTTCTCaaatttttgtgtcaaagtgacaAGAGTTTGGAAAGTGGTCTAGTATTGAGCATGCCAACACTGGTAAAGCGGGCTGCAGTGCAACCAATCGAGGCATTTggcaccatcaatttacatccacttaaagtgcttgtttttgccactgacaggctcaaattgttatTACCAGTGTCAGATAACTTATGGTGcagatccctacagagacagacctttttgttaaagactaagatcctttttgtttaatcagaaacagccccaaatttGCTATTGCCAAACCCATcggactccatttaaataaacagtaattttagcatttaTAGAGGCAGCatcttttcacatttaactgggtgaattaagggtttattcaACCAAATCAGAGTTAGTTATAGTTAAACAGTAGAGAGACGAACCAAGACTgcttttgttagtttgtttctgtCAGTTGTGAATGAATTGGGATTTATGATGATAGAATTACTGTTTATTGCCTTTATTGGTGTCTGGTgggttcatgtttttgtgtccaagtgactaatCAGAGCAACAATATTTTGAAAGTGGTCCAGTAATAAGAGAGtagcgatttcagggctgtttctggataaacaaaaaggatcttactccttaacagaaaggtctatctctgtagggatcctctcCATAAGTTTTCAGATACTTAtcataacaatctgagcctgtcagtggcaaaaacaagcactttgagTTTACATAAACTGACAGTGCCAAATACGCGATGTGGTTACAGTGCAGCCTCTTTCACGGCTTCTAGCTGTGGCATACTCTCTTATTACTGGACcactttcaaaatgttgttggtctgattagtcacttagacacaaaaacatgtaaaaaatagggtccaggttgaaaaataccgaagttaccctttaacttGTACCTTTGCTTTTCAACTTCTTGAGAAATAAgcacattgttgttgttgttgttgttgtgtgtgtgtgtgttttttttgtcctgctGATAAGGTTTATTGCTTTTGCTATTACAGGCAGCTGATTTACCTTTGAAAGCAGGTGGAGTCATCCCTAAAGCAAATTCTCTGAGCAACTTGGATCAAGAGAAGACGTTTAGGTAAGCCTTTGCTTTTGCTCCTGTAACTGCATTTTTGGTCACCCTGAGTAATATCACAGTGAAATTGTGTAGTTAGTCACTTTGACCAGTCATTGACCAGTTTGCTAAAGCACCTTCATTGTGTCATGGTAAACTCTTCGTCTGCTGTTTCAGAGCCCCAGGTCCTCAGCAGCCTCAGTCCAAGGCAGCTGATGACATCGTGCGCTCCAACCATTACGACCCCGATGAGGACGAGGACTACTACAGGAAGCAGCTTTCTTACTTTGACAGGCTCCAGGCCGGTCCCAACAAACCCCAGCCACAAGCACAAACAACTAACAACTACCCCAGGTGATGCTCAGTCACATACACATTCCCAGACATGCCGAGTATAATATCCTCATCAAACATATTTGATTTTTCCTCTTAGATGATCTGGAGATTTAATGTGTCTTTTCCAGCTTTCCTTCCAACTATCTTTAGCAGCCTTTGTGGTTTTATGATCAGTTTCTTGGTCATTTTAATGCAAATCTTCAGTTGGTTGTTTTGGTCTTTTGATGTAGGACGGAGTCAGTGGAGAAACCAAGTCCAGTGGAGAAAAAATATGAACCAGTTCCCCAGGTGACGCCATCTCTGCCACCAGCCACGCTCCCCAAACCCGCAACTGAAGGTAAGATTTACTGTGTTACATCCAAGGGGGGAAAATGCAGTCAGGATTTTATGTTACACAAGACTGTAATCACGTGAAGATGCACCTGTGTACTGTCTCACACTGTACTTTGTCTCTTCCACAGCCAAGCCTCCCGGCCGAGACGACACTGTCCAGACCAACTTCCTGCCTCACAAGAGTTTCCCTGAGAAGTCCCCAGTTAACGGCACAAGTGAACATCCTCCAAAAACAGCTCCACCAGCAACCAGCTACAACCGCTACACGCCCAAGCCCTACACAACATCTGCCAAGCCTTTTGCTCGCATGTTCGACAGTCCTAAATTCAACCACAACCTTCTGCCCAACGACAAGCCGGATACTGCTCCAAAGGTAAACAGCAGTCGCATGTGAACTTAAATTTAAATCAAGTaaatagatgacatcatttaacTGTAGCTCTCAGATTTGGTACCAAGTCAAAAATATAAGCGACGCTTTTCTGTAATTCTCCGTATATTTGATCTCATACTGACCTCACTGTTCACCTAACTCACTTTTTTACAGTTGGTTTAAGGCATTTCTCTCTGTTGATTTCGCTATCTAAAAAACTTTTCTGTGGCTATAACTTTGTCACAGTTGGTAATTCCCCATTACTAAGAACAGATTGGTCTGAAATATATGTTACTGGGGTTCCCTGAGGTTCTTAAACAGTCTTAAAAGACACTGAATTCATTTatctaaaaataattaaattaaaatgtctgaaatcaATCTTTAAAAAGTCACGAGTCATGATCGTGATGGTTGCCACAGGGACTTAAAACCATCCTAAGCAAAGCAGAGTGTGGTTTTCCCTTGCtccctttcctcctctgacATCACTTGATTAAGACGTCAAGATTCATGCAAATATCCAGCTCCCAGCTCTTATGCTATGCCTCACTGCTGCTGTCTTCCCCTACAGTTTAACACTTTCCCCTCCTGTGTTTGAAACAGGGCCGGAGCTCCAGCCCAGTGAAGCCTCAGATTCCCCCGCAGCCCCAGAACACAGACCACGACAGTGGCCTGGACACTTTCACACGCACTATGGACCACCGCTCCAAACACCAGCACAACAACATCAACGCTGTGCCCAAGGCCATCCCTGTGAGGTAACAAACTCCGTCTGACTACATACTAAATGTAAACTACTCTGCTGAATATGAGAGTGTGAAAGTAAAGGTGTCTCTCCCCTCAGCCCCAGTGCcctggatgatgatgaggatgaagatgagGGCCACACAGTGGTTGCAACAGCTCGAGGTATCTTCAACAGCAACGGCGGCGTCCTGAGCTCCATCGAGACAGGTGTCAGCATAATTATCCCGCAGGGTGCCATCCCTGAAGGTGTGGAGCAGGAGATCTACTTCAAGGTCTGCAGAGACAACAGCATCCTGCCGCCACTCGACAAGGAGAAAGGTAACTTATATCATTATCAGTCACATCTAAATTCAGGGTTCACAAAAGGTGCTTTAAGTGATTGAATTCATTTATGTTTAAGTCCCTAAATATAAAAGGGTGTGCTTGAATAAGGACTTGAATGTGTTTGAATTGTATTTCTTAATGTCTGTATCAACCCTGTAAATTATTCAATGCTTTATGAAACCAGTCTTTTAGAGTATAATTGTACATGTTGTCCTTTTGGGAGATGTGCTGGATCTAAAGTAGGATTGTTTCCACCATATTCCCAGGCGTACAAAGCCTACCAGCACCGTCGGGTATAAAATGCATTCAGGaccagcctgtgtgtgtttatttataatCGTCCTGAATTCTGTGTTTACAGGAGAGACTCTGCTCAGCCCTCTGGTGATGTGTGGACCTCACGGCCTCAAGTTTTTGAAGCCTGTGGAGCTGCGCTTACCTCACTGTGCGTCTATGACCCCTGATGGTTGGTCTTTTGCTCTAAAATCCTCCGACTCCTCGTCGGGTATGCTGTGCTCTCTCTGTTCTTTCGGGGTCGTTTGGGCTGGCTGTGTGACAATTTGAGGGTTGTGGGTCActgttttataattattattgtttgtagTGTTACCCCTATTTTTGATTCTCTTCATTAGAAATcaattgaggaaaaaaaataacaagataATTTGGTCAGTCACCATATCTGAGAATCAATCTACGGGTAAACCCTCtttaaatttatatatatataatttatggCTTTGGTTGATTCATTCTCATCATTTAGTTAACTCACCCACTCAATCTCTCATTCACTGTATCACTGATTTCCTGTATTTGGTGTTCAGATCAAAGTCTCTGCTCATGCTGAAATTGcagtttttctctctcagttttCACCTCTTGAGTCATTTTAACAAGCTTCTCTTCTTTCATTTAACATCCATGCATCAAACACTTGGCTGTATAACAATTTAATTTCATCAGGTAGACGTATAATGCATGCTGCTCTGCCCTGAGTGATTTGTCTCACATAGCCACCCAAATCCTGACCTGAAGAACAGTTTGTAAAGATCTCTGCAGAAATTGGGACACAGTCATAACCAATACTGCCTGTATCTACCTTTATCCTGCAGAAAACAAAGACGTCTCGTTACCATGTCGAAATATAGCTCTCTAAATTTAGCTTCTGTCTCATTTCGAGGTAGCTTTCAGGTGGCAAGAAAATGAATTTTCCTGTTAATTTGTTTTCCAGACTGGCTTCAGTTTGTTTACTAAAAAGAGAGGTTGTGAAATTGGATCTTGGGTAAAAACAGGGAAATAGAAGTAATCAAACAGATAAATAATTCACAGCTCTCAGAGGTTGCTGGAGATGATTCAGGCAAATCCCTTCAGATAATTGAAACTCCTTCTCAGTAAACGGTTACTTCACGGACCAAACTCGTAACACTCTGAGATAACTCAATTCTAATATCTGTTTTTGAGGCGTAACCGGGCCTGATTAACCACCTAATAAAGACGTTCCTGTGAAAGTCAAATTAAAACCACGAAACAGATTACTCTTTGAGAAGTGAATGTTCATGTTTAGCATTGAAATTGATCAGCAATGTAGAATTTAGAGCAAAAAATGAGATAGAGGGAGGACGTTGCACAGATCATGTTAATGGAAATCAAAAGCAATATAGACCATCAGTTAGTCTGTCATGTAACTGAGCAAACAAACGTCCTCGTGGAGAGGTTGAGCTTCAGCTGAGAacgttttaaaagaaaacagaagaaagtATCTAATTCCTGCTTTCCCTTTTCTCAACACTGTCCCTCTCACATCTCACGTCTTCAAAAACAGTGGTAATTTTGGCAGTGGTCAGGATTAGCTGTTAATTAGCCTCATTTTAAGGATGAGACTTGAAGGGCTGAATGAGATGTG from Epinephelus moara isolate mb chromosome 1, YSFRI_EMoa_1.0, whole genome shotgun sequence harbors:
- the tjp1a gene encoding tight junction protein ZO-1 isoform X7 produces the protein MKYQKYITVMQMAMGVTASNKDCLPAKRQLWVTPPDGETSPSGAPGCSDGLTGAIGGAGAMAMPATSTLSLPMSQGKPSLRRIKGRIHRSKSLDSMDLLDSNSAAMEETVIWEQHTVTLHRAPGFGFGIAISGGRDNPHFQSGETSIVISDVLKGGPAEGLLQENDRVVMVNAVSMDNVEHAYAVQQLRKSGKNAKITIRRKRKVQIPVSRPGDRETMSEHEEEDSDEEDGYDHHSGRGGQSAYGGASGGTGRRPDRERSNSGRRDNSASRERSISPRSDRRSQASSAPPRPSKVTLVKSRKNEVEYGLRLASHIFVKDISPESLAAWDGNIQEGDVVLKINGTVTENLSLIDAKKLIERSKGKLKMVVQRDERATLLNIPDLDDSIPSANNSDRDDISEIHSLTSDHSNRSHGRGSRSRSPDRPEPSDLLRHSPRQISNGSHRSRDEERVSKPGAMSTPVKSSDDGVLSQASDQASSRDDKQLPPLPEPKPVYAQPGQPDVDLPVSPSDAPVPSAAHDDSILRPSMKLVKFKKGESVGLRLAGGNDVGIFVAGVLEDSPAAKEGLEEGDQILRVNNVDFANIIREEAVLFLLDLPRGEEVTILAQKKKDVYRRIVESDVGDSFYIRTHFEYEKESPYGLSFNKGEVFRVVDTLYNGKLGSWLAIRIGKNHQEVERGIIPNKNRAEQLSSVQYTLPKTPGGDRADFWRFRGLRSSKRNLRKSREDLSAQPVQTKFPAYERVVLREAGFLRPVVLFGPIADVAREKLAREEPDIFELAKTQQQQGGEKSEPRDAGTDQKSSGIIRLHTIKQIIDRDKHAVLDITPNAVDRLNYAQWYPIVVFLNPDTKQGVKNMRTRLCPESRKSARKLYERALKLRKNNHHLFTTTINLNNMNDGWFGALKEIIQQQQNQLVWVSEGKADGAAEDDLDIHDDRLSYLSAPGSEYSMYSTDSRHTSDYEDTDTEGGAYTDQELDETLNDDVGPPTEPAITRSSEPVREDPPVIQEPPGYASYTHTVQPDPLNRIDPAGFKAPVPQQMFQKDPYSTDNTGRIGHSMKPVAYNPQQGYHPDQQPYRDYDHPPSRYDVSSSGVSSGGGYPEPKYRNYDSNPPYENSVPHYDQQQWNPYSQPLSTANSQGYDPRLPYGDGPDSQYTPPLRYDEPPPQQGFDGRPRYGKPTAPAPVRYDDPPPPAPGPDMHYDQDPHLSTYPPAAHSPDPAAQRSAYNQGPTPQQKSYKPQQYDPAHVNSETSPTPPPKAEAPSPAPADAPKPFPAREEQQEDPAMRPQSVLTRVKMFENKRSVSVDRARDAGDSSGSKAADLPLKAGGVIPKANSLSNLDQEKTFRAPGPQQPQSKAADDIVRSNHYDPDEDEDYYRKQLSYFDRLQAGPNKPQPQAQTTNNYPRTESVEKPSPVEKKYEPVPQVTPSLPPATLPKPATEAKPPGRDDTVQTNFLPHKSFPEKSPVNGTSEHPPKTAPPATSYNRYTPKPYTTSAKPFARMFDSPKFNHNLLPNDKPDTAPKGRSSSPVKPQIPPQPQNTDHDSGLDTFTRTMDHRSKHQHNNINAVPKAIPVSPSALDDDEDEDEGHTVVATARGIFNSNGGVLSSIETGVSIIIPQGAIPEGVEQEIYFKVCRDNSILPPLDKEKGETLLSPLVMCGPHGLKFLKPVELRLPHCASMTPDGWSFALKSSDSSSGDPKSWQNKSLPGDPNYLVGANCVSVLIDHF